Proteins encoded together in one Lathamus discolor isolate bLatDis1 chromosome 3, bLatDis1.hap1, whole genome shotgun sequence window:
- the MMRN2 gene encoding multimerin-2, with translation MLVKLLIICNTIGLAKLVKHSDHHGYHDGSVHSSQPQIHETSAYPQRTPLSHEEEGYWEAEGLRENTQDYSSSVIASHQEDREDFEAMSPQSQNGNWCSFMQSRLVTYIEACMKEKYIVNSQQPCPNGAPDCQKIMYRTALKPVYQVKQKVLKSLQWKCCPGFIGKECEQHDPNFILVPGNQTEERQEEEFPNHMPTSVDAREMLEVIQNHEALLDDLQSDIHQAVSNLGDLQRIFENNGTSMVLEVNQSNSDPQERLLQQVLFPHVENFLRKHFNPMWASFNRSLQNLSNMVRNLSHDVEANKKSIERFQESTVPKKEFQELGTKFESKVQENVVKVDQVKRDIESHLQSQQASIHYNLTMIKADTDTKLKKFHKTQQSHFSALNNSMESMKQEQSNLENKLETLKKNLTELSSHHGPKDENTQLSLRQINEILTGHAKQLKELYMESDVAFQNIAVLERWFKELKKNISKYRPEDVITTLTEKSVIMEENKAAMERQVSELNYTLSNLRENYSDLLRYMEECNCQRVSSDTDVLEEDLNNITYSLEGTQSNLKDMKHLESVFRDLLRNEIEEFSSAFPSIYQSLNLRQEENRQLQSQVTAVSEDIGFLKKKDAEIHRHIKYLNSSFGSLLEDAMRHEAALEALLGEEFMEVLFEEDPSILISSVFQLQESLRHISGKLQEQNVTLESLIKRLHHLERGQQNNHDGHTSSKHPKEETQTSSTLDEVNSHHSILEHMEPNYEAVKDDSLDSSAYNDIVTLKNDIKHLSLAIKRHESISDMNLCCNHSIANVIEPLNISVAILSADLTTTKQKLEEHLLIFKKLFGSDEELGASNVSLDVTKIQSMLTRRARKQQKGQDKQRDKKKPEKHRENAQMITGRNTVQPELLGKDSLVAFHVGFSEGKDKEKTLRFNETYLNYGNSYFPEHGYFKAPHKGVYLFVISVEFSSGSALGQLSFSRGYKRPLSSNQRKTPNGNTMTTFAMAEMEKGEKVCFELLQGSVVKRSPPGTTMGGFLLFKT, from the exons ATGCTCGTGAAGCTTCTGATCATCTGTAATACAATAGGATTGGCAAAGCTGGTCAAGCACTCAGACCATCATGGGTATCATGACGGTTCAGTGCACAGCTCACAGCCACAAATTCATGAGACCTCTGCATACCCCCAGAGGACTCCTCTGTCACACGAGGAAGAAGGTTACTGGGAGGCAGAAGGGCTCAGGGAGAATACTCAAGATTACTCTTCAAGTGTGATCGCCTCACATCAGGAAGACAGAGAAGACTTTGAAGCTATGAGCCCCCAGTCCCAAAATGG GAACTGGTGTTCCTTCATGCAGTCCCGGCTGGTAACATACATAGAAGCCTGCATGAAGGAGAAGTACATTGTCAACTCCCAACAGCCCTGTCCGAACGGAGCACCAGACTGCCAGAAGATCAT GTACAGGACAGCTCTGAAGCCAGTCTATCAAGTGAAACAGAAGGTTTTGAAGTCTTTGCAGTGGAAATGCTGCCCTGGATTTATTGGCAAGGAGTGTGAACAGCATG ATCCTAATTTTATTCTGGTGCCAGGAAATCAAACTGAAGAACGGCAAGAAGAGGAGTTCCCAAACCACA TGCCAACATCAGTGGATGCAAGAGAAATGTTGGAAGTCATTCAAAATCATGAGGCTTTACTGGATGATCTTCAAAGTGATATTCATCAAGCAGTCAGCAACTTAGGTGATTTACAGAGAATATTTGAAAACAACGGTACAAGCATGGTGTTAGAAGTGAACCAGAGCAATTCAG ATCCACAGGAAAGGCTTCTGCAGCAAGTCTTGTTTCCCCATGTGGAGAATTTTCTGAGGAAACATTTTAACCCAATGTGGGCAAGCTTCAACAGAAGCTTACAGAACCTCTCGAACATGGTAAGAAACCTGTCCCACGATGTTGAAGCCAACAAGAAAAGCATAGAAAGATTCCAAGAGAGCACTGTGCCCAAGAAGGAATTCCAGGAGCTGGGAACTAAGTTTGAATCAAAAGTCCAAGAAAATGTAGTGAAAGTTGATCAGGTGAAAAGAGATATAGAGAGCCATTTGCAAAGCCAGCAGGCTAGTATTCACTATAATCTCACCATGATCAAAGCAGATACGGACACAAAGCTCAAGAAGTTTCACAAGACACAGCAGTCCCATTTCTCGGCTTTAAACAACAGCATGGAAAGCATGAAACAAGAGCAAAGCAATCTTGAGAATAAACTTGagactttgaaaaaaaatttaacagAACTCTCCTCACATCATGGTCCCAAAGATGAAAATACCCAGTTAAGCCTCAGACAAATAAACGAGATTCTGACAGGGCATGCAAAGCAGCTAAAGGAACTTTACATGGAGTCAGATGTAGCTTTTCAGAATATTGCAGTTTTAGAGAGGTGGTttaaggagttaaaaaaaaacatctctAAGTATAGGCCAGAAGATGTTATAACAACTTTAACGGAGAAATCGGTTattatggaagaaaacaaagcagccaTGGAAAGGCAGGTATCAGAGCTCAACTATACTCTCTCAAATCTTCGTGAAAACTATTCAGATCTGTTGAGGTACATGGAGGAATGTAACTGCCAAAGAGTATCTTCCGACACTGATGTACTGGAGGAAGATTTAAATAATATCACTTATTCCCTTGAAGGCACCCAATCAAACTTGAAGGACATGAAGCACTTAGAGTCAGTGTTCAGAGATCTCTTGAGGAATGAAATTGAGGAGTTCTCCTCAGCTTTTCCATCTATCTATCAGTCCCTTAATCTCCgtcaagaagaaaacagacagcTTCAGTCACAAGTTACGGCTGTTTCAGAAGACATAGgcttcttgaagaaaaaagatgcagaaattCATCGGCACATCAAGTATCTCAACAGTTCTTTTGGCTCCCTTTTGGAAGATGCCATGAGGCATGAAGCAGCACTGGAGGCTTTACTAGGGGAAGAATTTATGGAAGTCTTGTTTGAAGAAGATCCTAGTATCCTAATATCGTcagtatttcagctgcaagaatCTCTCAGACATATCTCAGGTAAACTCCAAGAACAAAATGTGACTTTAGAATCACTTATAAAGAGATTACACCATTTGGAGAGAGGTCAACAAAATAATCATGATGGCCATACATCTTCTAAGCATCCCAAAGAGGAAACACAAACATCGTCTACTCTAGATGAAGTTAATAGTCACCACAGCATCCTAGAGCATATGGAACCTAACTATGAGGCTGTCAAAGATGACTCCTTGGATAGCTCAGCTTATAATGATATCGTGACTCTGAAGAATGATATCAAACACCTGAGCCTGGCAATCAAGAGGCATGAATCCATAAGTGACATGAATCTCTGCTGCAATCATTCAATAGCTAATGTAATTGAGCCACTCAACATTTCTGTGGCAATTCTCTCAGCAGATTTAACGACCACCAAGCAGAAGCTGGAGGAACAtctgctgatttttaaaaagctatttgGAAGCGATGAAGAATTAGGTGCCTCAAATGTAAGTCTGGATGTTACAAAGATTCAGTCAATGCTGACCAGAAGAGCgagaaagcaacagaaaggTCAAGACAAGCaaagagacaagaaaaagcctgagaaacacagagaaaatgcaCAAATGATAACTGGAAGAAATACAGTGCAGCCAGAACTTTTGGGAAAAG ACTCATTGGTGGCATTCCACGTGGgattttcagaaggaaaggataaagaaaaaactCTGAGGTTTAATGAAACTTACCTCAATTATGGAAACAGCTATTTCCCTGAACATGGCTACTTTAAAGCTCCACATAAAGGTGTCTACCTGTTTGTCATCTCTGTGGAGTTTAGTTCAGGATCAGCATTAGGACAACTTTCCTTTAGCCGTGGGTACAAAAGACCTCTCTCAAGTAACCAGAGGAAAACACCTAATGGGAACACCATGACTACTTTCGCTATGGCAGAAATGGAGAAGGGGGAGAAAGTATGCTTCGAATTGCTGCAGGGCTCTGTAGTGAAACGGAGTCCACCGGGGACAACAATGGGTGGTTTCCTACTATTTAAAACTTGA